Sequence from the Stenotrophomonas sp. 364 genome:
GAAGTGATGTGCATCAAGGTGCTGGGCGGCTCCAAGCGTCGCTACGCCCACATCGGTGACATCATCAAGGTCACCGTGAAGGATGCGATCCCGCGCGGCAAGGTCAAGAAGGGTGAAGTGTTCGACGCCGTCGTGGTGCGTACCCGCAAGGGTGTGCGTCGCGCCGACGGTTCGCTGATCCGTTTCGACGCCAACGCCGCGGTCCTGCTCAACAACAAGCAAGAGCCGATCGGCACCCGCATCTTCGGACCGGTGACGCGTGAACTTCGTACCGAGAAGTTCATGAAGATCGTCTCGCTCGCTCCCGAAGTGCTGTGAGCGACAGGAGATAATCATGGCTAACCGTATCAAGAAGGGCGACCAGGTCGTCGTCAACACCGGCAAGGACAAGGGCAAGCAGGGCGAAGTCGTCCGCGTCGACGGCGATCGTGTGATCGTCGCCAACGTGAACATCGTCAAGCGCCACACCAAGCCGAACCCGCAGGCAGGCGTTGCCGGCGGCGTGGT
This genomic interval carries:
- the rplX gene encoding 50S ribosomal protein L24, whose translation is MANRIKKGDQVVVNTGKDKGKQGEVVRVDGDRVIVANVNIVKRHTKPNPQAGVAGGVVEREASIHISNVNVLNPASGKGERVGFKVLEDGRKLRVFRSSGEALDA
- the rplN gene encoding 50S ribosomal protein L14; its protein translation is MIQMQSYLEVADNSGAKEVMCIKVLGGSKRRYAHIGDIIKVTVKDAIPRGKVKKGEVFDAVVVRTRKGVRRADGSLIRFDANAAVLLNNKQEPIGTRIFGPVTRELRTEKFMKIVSLAPEVL